The Helicobacter sp. MIT 21-1697 genome segment AATAGTTGTGCAAAGCTCAAGAATAAATAATGGCAGAGTGTTTGTAAGTGAAAGAGATTCTCAATGTGGCTTTATAGGCAGTGGAGATTTAAACCCTCAAAAAGCACGCGTGCTTTTAATACTTGCACTCACCCAAAGCCACAATCAAGCAGAGATTGCAAAAATTTTTGACATATATTGAGCGTGATTAAAAATTTATTTACTGACAAAATACTATAATTCCACTCCCTAATGGTTGCATAGACAACAAAATATAAATGGTTTCAATAAACAAAAATAATATGTTATGAAATAAAGAGAGATTCTTTACAACAAAAGGAATATTTAGAGTAAATAAACGAGGATAAATACATATGCGTATTTTTTTGGCTTTGATATTTTTATACTCTTTAAGTATAGCTTCAGGTTTTAAAATATCTGAGCAAAGCTTCAAAGCTACTGCTTTAAACTCTGCGTATGTTGCCGGAGCTTTTGGAGCAGATAGTGCGTATTATAATCCTGCAAATATGGGTTTTTCTCACCCATTATCAGACACAGATAAACACGATTTGGACATTACTTTTACAGGCATTTATATTCCCGGTTTTGCATTCACCACAGATACGAGTTCAAAAACTATTGGCGAGGGTTCTATAAATTGGGGTTTAAGCACGACTACGACATTAGGCATTAATCCAGATATGGCAAATTTGGCAAAAACCTTTTTGGGAGTGGATTTGAAAGCACCCATTGAAGTGCCCTCCGAAGTGAAAAATCAGAATGGAGAATGGGGATTTAGTGAGAGAGGCGCGTTGGTAGAGGGCTCTGCTGACCCGACATTTTTTCCTATACCTAAGATTTTTTATAAGAGCAAAACACTCAAAAATGAATGGGGAAATTGGAATGTTGGTGCGAGTTTTACTGCTCCTAGCGGATTGGCAATGAATTGGAATGGCGAGGCTGGAGCGTTTTTGCGCAATGTGATGATTGCAATGGTAGAGTTTAGCCCCTCTTTGAGTTGGAATTATAATGAGCGTATCTCTGTTGGGGTAAGTCCTCGTATCCTCTATGGAATGGGTAATTTTCAAAATATCGTGTTTGTCCCGCTTGGCACAAAAGATAAGCCCGGAGAAGTCATTACAAATATCAAAGATTTTGATGAGATTCCCTCATCTATGGTGCCACCTGCTATGGCACAGCTTATTTATGCGGTGAATACAGCACAAGGTAATTTTTTGGCAGGATTAGCAGGATTAGGGGTTTCTGGGGGGGGGCACTTAAATAATAAGCTAAGATATAAAATGCCTACATTATTTAGTCCTGAAGCGTGGTTTGGTATGCCTGACCCGAGTGTGTTTGCACCATTTGTTGATGATGTGAATCAAAGTATTGATGTGGCAGGGTATAATCGCAAGGTAGAAGAAATTAACGCAACCATTAAAAAGAATTGGCAAACATATCAAAACGAATGGGCAAATGGCAATTTGGATTGGCGCTATAATGATAAAACTTGTATATCACAAACTGCAATTTGTCTTCCTACGCTTTTCAATCAAGTGCCTAATCAATCTTATAAAACACAAATTAATGGTGTAGAACATACAGGTTATAAATTTGTCAATGGTGTCAATTATTGTATTCAAAATGGTTATACCACAAGTGGTTTTTTTGGTTGTGGTAATTTAAGCGATACTATGCGTGAAGCTCAAAAGCTAGGAGCGTATGTGAATTGCTATACAGGGACATTTTATGACTTTAATGGCAATTTGCAAACAAGCAATCCGGGACCTTGTAGCTATCCAAGTCCCACAGAAACAGATTCTGATGGTGCGCCACGTGGCTATCTCCCTTTAATGGACGCTAAGCAAGTAGCAGAAAAATTCGGTATGGGCGATATGG includes the following:
- a CDS encoding outer membrane protein transport protein is translated as MRIFLALIFLYSLSIASGFKISEQSFKATALNSAYVAGAFGADSAYYNPANMGFSHPLSDTDKHDLDITFTGIYIPGFAFTTDTSSKTIGEGSINWGLSTTTTLGINPDMANLAKTFLGVDLKAPIEVPSEVKNQNGEWGFSERGALVEGSADPTFFPIPKIFYKSKTLKNEWGNWNVGASFTAPSGLAMNWNGEAGAFLRNVMIAMVEFSPSLSWNYNERISVGVSPRILYGMGNFQNIVFVPLGTKDKPGEVITNIKDFDEIPSSMVPPAMAQLIYAVNTAQGNFLAGLAGLGVSGGGHLNNKLRYKMPTLFSPEAWFGMPDPSVFAPFVDDVNQSIDVAGYNRKVEEINATIKKNWQTYQNEWANGNLDWRYNDKTCISQTAICLPTLFNQVPNQSYKTQINGVEHTGYKFVNGVNYCIQNGYTTSGFFGCGNLSDTMREAQKLGAYVNCYTGTFYDFNGNLQTSNPGPCSYPSPTETDSDGAPRGYLPLMDAKQVAEKFGMGDMEITTKLIGATKVEQKSNGADLAFGYKLAASVRPFESKKTTLSIVYTSPVTFNLKGSLDATTYIGGSVGDVNMKADLNLGVTLPSSVQIAIMHSFERLSVEVVCEKIYWSKGDKFAFNFSNPKFTPLSGMVMQFSPQQLEGMMDLADYGAVAMGDGWQDTIALRLGVTYLTKKNVLLMASAAFDQSPVPQEKIGIPDSNAYMFGLGARKTFKEKWNAGLAYSLSLKDGRKSIYQSGGFGQLHLLSASLGYQF